A DNA window from Acidimicrobiales bacterium contains the following coding sequences:
- a CDS encoding ABC transporter permease, with translation MTQAPAPHLRRNSRLGPVFAMAGRSIRSIARQPQTWVPAVVFPLFFSSVSAAAFDRTRALPGFPEVDSFLTFILPATIIQGVVFGATSVGTEMAIDIENGFADRLRVAPVGRTGLMLGRLAGVMTLALVQAVLFSAVFALFGASVAGGIPSVLAIAMVSCLLAGAIGSFALTVAIRTGSVEAVNGFFPILFVALFLSSAFFPPQLAGGWFEAVAKVNPMTWMIDPARSLVISEFSVSDALQAMAVAGALMVALVSVAVAALRASAR, from the coding sequence ATGACGCAGGCCCCGGCCCCTCACCTTCGCCGGAACTCGCGGTTGGGGCCCGTATTTGCAATGGCGGGCAGGTCCATCCGCTCGATCGCGCGCCAGCCACAAACCTGGGTGCCTGCGGTGGTGTTCCCGCTGTTCTTCTCGTCGGTCAGTGCCGCAGCGTTCGACCGAACCAGAGCGCTGCCGGGTTTCCCCGAGGTCGACAGCTTCCTCACGTTCATCCTGCCCGCGACCATCATCCAGGGTGTGGTCTTTGGAGCCACCTCGGTCGGCACCGAGATGGCAATAGACATCGAGAACGGGTTCGCAGATCGCCTTCGCGTTGCTCCGGTCGGGCGCACCGGATTGATGCTGGGCCGCCTGGCAGGTGTCATGACCCTTGCCTTGGTGCAGGCCGTGTTGTTCAGCGCTGTCTTTGCGCTGTTCGGGGCCTCCGTCGCCGGAGGGATTCCGTCGGTGCTGGCGATAGCGATGGTCAGTTGCCTGTTGGCCGGGGCAATCGGGTCGTTTGCGCTGACGGTGGCCATCCGCACCGGCTCTGTCGAGGCCGTCAACGGATTCTTCCCGATCCTGTTCGTTGCGCTCTTCTTGTCTTCGGCGTTCTTCCCCCCTCAGCTCGCGGGCGGGTGGTTCGAGGCCGTGGCGAAGGTCAACCCGATGACGTGGATGATCGACCCCGCCAGAAGCCTCGTCATCAGTGAGTTCTCGGTGTCCGACGCCCTGCAGGCGATGGCCGTGGCAGGTGCCCTCATGGTGGCTCTGGTCTCTGTTGCGGTGGCGGCTCTGCGAGCGAGTGCCCGATGA
- a CDS encoding septum formation initiator family protein has protein sequence MTHNSEQAQGRSRTRRFARLAAGLLAVLLIVGIVAGVLFVAVFPTSDYMAQRDELAATKAELDATRADVAALEAKLGDYNDRVSVSRIARERFSLVYEGEQLYRLSIHAGDAAELPPEWLWPGFARLVRGG, from the coding sequence ATGACTCACAACTCCGAACAAGCCCAGGGTCGGTCGCGCACGCGCCGCTTCGCTCGTCTCGCGGCCGGCTTGCTCGCCGTGCTGTTGATAGTCGGGATTGTCGCCGGGGTGCTGTTCGTGGCCGTCTTTCCGACCTCTGACTACATGGCCCAGCGAGACGAGCTGGCAGCGACGAAGGCCGAACTCGACGCGACACGTGCCGACGTGGCGGCACTCGAGGCCAAACTGGGCGACTACAACGATCGGGTGTCGGTCAGCCGCATCGCACGCGAACGCTTTTCTCTCGTGTACGAAGGCGAGCAGTTGTATCGCCTTTCGATTCACGCCGGCGATGCGGCCGAATTGCCGCCCGAGTGGCTGTGGCCCGGGTTTGCGAGGCTGGTGAGGGGCGGTTGA
- the eno gene encoding phosphopyruvate hydratase, with protein sequence MSIIERVLGREVLDSRGNPTVEVEVLLSSGASGRAIVPSGASTGQFEAVELRDGGDRYLGKGVATAVANVNGEIADALVGFDVTYQRELDHLMIDLDGTDNKGRLGANAILGASLAVAHAAADDLDLPLYRYVGGPNAHVLPVPMMNVINGGEHADNNVDIQEFMIMPVGASSFSEGLRWGVETYHVLKKVVGERGLSTAIGDEGGFAPNLGSNEEALALLVEAIERAGLRPGDDMALAMDAASSEFFRDGSYVLAGEDRTLSSAEFADYLADLCDRYPIVSIEDGMDEQDWNGWAALTNKIGDRVQLVGDDLFVTNVERLGRGIAEGIANSILIKVNQIGSLTETLDAVGLATRSAYTSVMSHRSGETEDATIADLAVATNCGQIKTGAPARSDRVAKYNQLLRIEADLGEAAAYRGISALAGR encoded by the coding sequence ATGAGCATCATCGAGCGTGTTCTAGGACGCGAGGTACTCGACTCGCGAGGCAATCCGACCGTCGAGGTCGAGGTGTTGCTCAGCAGCGGAGCGTCGGGCCGCGCCATCGTTCCGTCTGGCGCATCGACCGGGCAGTTCGAGGCGGTCGAGCTTCGAGACGGCGGCGATCGCTATCTCGGCAAGGGTGTGGCGACGGCAGTCGCGAACGTCAACGGCGAGATCGCCGACGCCCTCGTCGGCTTCGACGTCACCTACCAACGCGAACTCGATCACCTCATGATCGACCTCGACGGCACCGACAACAAGGGCCGGCTCGGCGCCAACGCCATCTTGGGCGCTTCGCTGGCAGTTGCTCACGCTGCTGCCGACGACCTCGACCTTCCGCTGTATCGCTACGTGGGCGGCCCCAACGCCCACGTTTTGCCCGTTCCGATGATGAACGTCATCAACGGTGGCGAGCACGCCGACAACAACGTCGACATTCAAGAGTTCATGATCATGCCCGTCGGGGCCTCCTCGTTCTCCGAAGGCTTGCGCTGGGGTGTCGAGACCTATCACGTGTTGAAGAAGGTCGTGGGCGAGCGCGGTCTGTCGACGGCCATCGGAGACGAGGGTGGGTTCGCCCCGAACCTGGGCTCGAACGAAGAAGCTCTGGCTCTGCTGGTCGAAGCCATCGAACGCGCCGGTCTGCGCCCGGGCGACGACATGGCGCTGGCCATGGATGCCGCTTCCAGCGAGTTCTTCCGCGACGGCAGCTATGTGTTGGCCGGTGAAGACCGCACGCTCAGCTCGGCCGAGTTCGCCGACTATCTCGCCGATCTGTGCGACCGCTACCCGATCGTTTCGATCGAGGACGGCATGGACGAACAGGACTGGAACGGGTGGGCCGCGCTCACGAACAAGATCGGCGATCGCGTCCAACTGGTCGGCGACGACCTGTTCGTGACCAATGTCGAGCGGCTCGGGCGAGGAATCGCCGAGGGCATAGCCAACTCGATCCTCATCAAGGTCAACCAGATCGGAAGCCTCACCGAGACCCTCGATGCCGTCGGCCTGGCCACCCGCAGTGCGTACACAAGCGTGATGAGCCATCGCTCGGGCGAGACCGAAGACGCCACCATCGCCGATCTGGCCGTGGCCACCAACTGCGGGCAGATCAAGACCGGTGCGCCGGCACGCAGCGACCGCGTCGCGAAGTACAACCAGTTGCTCCGCATCGAGGCCGACTTGGGCGAGGCTGCTGCATACCGCGGAATCTCGGCGCTGGCTGGTCGATGA
- a CDS encoding MoxR family ATPase, whose translation MASTLEAHGYLADQGLATIIHLAVALGRPLLLEGEAGVGKTEVAKVLAAATGGELIRLQCYEGIDASQALYEWDYTRQLLHLRTAEASGDAQGRADQLEHELYSERFLVKRPLLRALDPAAAVPPILLIDEVDRADDEFEAFLLEVLSDYTVTIPELGTYRAPTPPIVIITSNRTRDVHDALKRRCLYHWVEHPDFEREVRIIELKARGVSDALARQVAGAAATMRDIGLYKPPGVAETIDWATALATLGAAEIDERVVAATIGTVLKYREDQAKVTTYGLDHLVASLKRG comes from the coding sequence GTGGCCTCGACGCTCGAGGCCCACGGCTATCTGGCCGATCAGGGCTTGGCGACCATCATCCACCTGGCGGTTGCCCTCGGTAGACCTCTGCTGCTCGAGGGTGAGGCCGGCGTCGGCAAGACCGAAGTCGCCAAGGTGCTCGCCGCAGCCACCGGTGGCGAGCTGATCCGCCTGCAGTGCTACGAGGGCATCGACGCGTCGCAAGCCCTGTACGAGTGGGACTACACGCGCCAGTTGCTACACCTGCGAACGGCAGAGGCCAGCGGCGATGCCCAAGGCCGCGCCGATCAACTCGAGCACGAGCTCTACTCCGAGCGTTTCTTGGTCAAGCGGCCTCTGCTGCGGGCTCTCGACCCGGCCGCCGCGGTGCCGCCGATCCTGCTCATCGACGAGGTCGACCGGGCAGACGACGAGTTCGAGGCCTTCTTGCTGGAGGTCCTCAGCGACTACACGGTGACCATTCCCGAGTTGGGCACCTATCGGGCTCCGACGCCGCCCATCGTCATCATCACCTCCAACCGCACTCGCGATGTTCACGACGCCTTGAAGCGGCGTTGCCTTTACCACTGGGTCGAACACCCCGATTTCGAGCGTGAGGTGCGCATCATCGAGTTGAAGGCTCGCGGCGTCTCCGATGCCCTGGCACGGCAGGTCGCGGGCGCGGCTGCCACCATGCGAGACATCGGGCTGTACAAGCCTCCCGGCGTTGCAGAGACCATCGACTGGGCGACCGCGCTGGCCACGCTTGGCGCCGCCGAGATCGATGAGAGGGTCGTAGCCGCCACTATCGGCACGGTGCTCAAGTACCGAGAGGACCAGGCCAAGGTCACGACCTATGGCCTCGATCATCTGGTGGCGTCGCTCAAACGTGGCTGA
- a CDS encoding (2Fe-2S)-binding protein — MRHDGGVANLPPGGSVEINITVNGQPTSADVEPRRLLVHYLREDVGLTGTNIGCDTSSCGACTVHLDGESVKSCTVLAVQADGGHVVTIEGLAPSATELHPMQEAFRQNHGLQCGYCTPGMVMAAVSLLDENPKPTEREVREGLEGNLCRCTGYHNIVKAVLAASGQPVES; from the coding sequence ATGAGGCATGATGGCGGGGTTGCCAACCTGCCTCCAGGGGGATCTGTGGAGATCAACATCACCGTCAACGGGCAGCCGACCTCGGCCGACGTCGAGCCTCGGCGGCTTCTCGTGCACTACCTGCGTGAAGACGTCGGTCTCACCGGGACGAACATCGGATGCGACACGTCGTCCTGTGGTGCGTGCACGGTCCACCTCGACGGCGAATCGGTGAAGTCGTGCACGGTCCTTGCGGTGCAGGCCGATGGCGGACACGTAGTGACCATCGAGGGTCTGGCGCCCAGCGCCACCGAGCTGCATCCGATGCAGGAAGCATTCCGGCAGAACCACGGCCTGCAGTGCGGCTACTGCACACCTGGCATGGTCATGGCCGCCGTGAGCCTCTTGGACGAGAACCCCAAGCCGACCGAGCGAGAGGTTCGCGAGGGCCTCGAAGGCAACCTGTGCCGCTGCACCGGTTATCACAACATCGTCAAGGCGGTCCTGGCCGCCAGCGGCCAGCCGGTCGAGAGCTGA
- a CDS encoding ABC transporter permease codes for MSATAGFYKPSFVGASVAVWRRGLIRTLRIPAILVQSFFFPGFFLIVYVGLYKAVTQLPGFPTDNIANWYLPFMMIQGAAFSGVGAGFATAVDIDNGFFDRLMLMPGSRHAITIGTTAMALTRALTVAAGVFVIGLIAGARPTDAAGLLLTLLAIVSVSAMASWFALGLVYRVKDQRVAPLFPIAIFVVLFVSTAQVPLDLTTGWLTTAAEINPMTRILGLARTGFVDSGVTWSDTWPGLVAIGGCCGLLGLFAWRGMRRYIP; via the coding sequence ATGAGCGCCACGGCCGGGTTCTACAAGCCGAGCTTTGTGGGGGCTTCGGTGGCGGTCTGGCGCCGCGGTCTCATCCGCACTCTGCGCATTCCCGCGATCTTGGTGCAGTCGTTCTTCTTTCCGGGCTTCTTCCTGATCGTGTACGTGGGTCTGTACAAGGCTGTGACCCAGTTGCCCGGATTTCCAACCGACAACATCGCCAACTGGTACCTGCCTTTCATGATGATCCAGGGAGCGGCGTTCAGCGGTGTGGGTGCCGGGTTCGCGACCGCAGTCGACATCGACAACGGGTTCTTCGACCGTTTGATGTTGATGCCGGGCAGCCGTCATGCCATCACCATCGGAACCACCGCGATGGCCCTCACCCGGGCTCTGACCGTCGCCGCCGGAGTGTTCGTCATCGGTCTGATTGCCGGCGCCCGCCCGACCGACGCCGCCGGCTTGTTGTTGACCCTGCTGGCGATCGTGTCGGTGTCGGCTATGGCGAGTTGGTTCGCGCTGGGCCTCGTGTATCGGGTGAAGGACCAACGGGTTGCGCCGCTGTTCCCGATTGCGATCTTCGTGGTGTTGTTCGTCTCGACGGCCCAGGTGCCGCTCGACCTGACGACCGGCTGGCTGACCACAGCGGCCGAGATCAACCCGATGACCCGCATTCTGGGCCTGGCTCGAACGGGATTTGTCGACAGCGGTGTCACGTGGTCCGACACGTGGCCCGGACTCGTGGCTATCGGCGGGTGTTGCGGCCTGCTCGGCCTGTTCGCTTGGCGCGGGATGAGGCGCTACATCCCCTGA
- the mazG gene encoding nucleoside triphosphate pyrophosphohydrolase, whose product MSTSIVVAGLGPADASLLNQLTLAAVASADHVRLRTSVHPAADVFDAPSYDHLYDTLDSFEEVYAGIVEDLVVLSSTGSVVYLVPGAPTVAERTVEMLAARDDVDVQILPALSFLDLAWARLGIDPVERGVRLADAHDFDPTVSGPGALLIAQCHDAATLSDVKLAYEVAEPAEAVLLHHLGLADEQIIRVPWADIDKTVPADHLTSLFVPDAPRVGPGAAVERLDRLVRRLRADCPWDRQQDHVSLVSHLIEETYEVVEVIDAAARGGGSDFVDAQLLREELGDLLFQVVLHSVIAEERLDFSLSEVADAIHDKLYHRHPHVFGDVQVDGLHELSLRWEQIKAAEKGREGVLDGLPALPSLPLASKVVRKVRKVGFAWSDDEGAWQKLAEEIGELRSAEPQTRLAELGDVLFAVVALAAQLDLDPDAALRQAVARFMTRFEAVEAHFAGLETPLAEASESDLLAAWRSVR is encoded by the coding sequence GTGAGCACAAGCATCGTCGTCGCCGGCCTCGGCCCCGCCGACGCGTCGCTGCTGAACCAATTGACCCTCGCCGCGGTCGCCAGTGCCGATCATGTGCGGCTTCGCACCAGCGTGCATCCGGCCGCCGATGTCTTCGACGCCCCCAGCTACGACCACCTGTACGACACCCTCGATTCGTTCGAGGAGGTCTATGCAGGAATCGTCGAGGATCTGGTCGTTCTCAGTTCGACCGGCTCGGTCGTGTACCTGGTGCCCGGGGCCCCCACCGTTGCCGAACGCACGGTCGAGATGCTGGCCGCTCGCGACGATGTCGACGTACAGATATTGCCCGCCCTGTCGTTCCTCGATTTGGCCTGGGCCAGGTTGGGCATCGATCCGGTCGAGCGCGGCGTCCGCCTGGCCGATGCTCACGATTTCGACCCGACGGTGTCGGGGCCGGGGGCGCTGTTGATAGCCCAATGCCACGACGCGGCCACCCTGTCAGACGTGAAGTTGGCCTACGAGGTCGCCGAACCCGCCGAGGCGGTCTTGTTGCACCACTTGGGCCTCGCGGACGAACAGATCATCCGGGTTCCCTGGGCCGACATCGACAAGACGGTTCCGGCCGATCACTTGACCTCCCTGTTCGTACCCGACGCCCCGCGTGTCGGGCCGGGCGCTGCGGTGGAGCGCCTGGATCGGCTGGTGCGCCGGCTGCGCGCGGACTGTCCCTGGGATCGCCAGCAAGACCACGTATCACTGGTTTCGCACCTGATCGAGGAAACCTACGAGGTCGTCGAGGTGATCGATGCCGCGGCCCGCGGCGGCGGCTCGGACTTCGTCGACGCCCAACTCTTGCGCGAGGAACTCGGCGATCTGCTGTTCCAGGTCGTGCTCCACTCGGTCATCGCCGAAGAGCGGCTCGACTTCTCGCTGTCAGAGGTTGCCGACGCGATTCACGACAAGCTCTACCACCGCCACCCCCACGTGTTCGGCGACGTCCAGGTGGATGGCCTTCACGAGCTGTCGCTGCGGTGGGAGCAGATCAAGGCCGCCGAGAAAGGCCGTGAGGGGGTGCTCGATGGTCTGCCCGCACTTCCGAGCCTGCCGTTGGCCTCAAAGGTCGTGCGAAAGGTTCGTAAGGTCGGTTTCGCCTGGTCAGACGATGAGGGAGCGTGGCAAAAGCTCGCAGAAGAGATTGGCGAGCTTCGTTCGGCCGAGCCCCAGACGCGCCTGGCCGAGTTGGGCGACGTTCTGTTCGCCGTCGTTGCACTGGCCGCCCAGCTGGACCTCGATCCAGACGCTGCGCTCAGGCAGGCGGTGGCTCGTTTCATGACCCGATTCGAGGCTGTCGAGGCCCACTTCGCCGGCCTGGAAACGCCGCTGGCGGAGGCCTCCGAGAGCGATCTGCTCGCCGCCTGGCGCTCGGTTCGCTGA
- a CDS encoding ATP-binding cassette domain-containing protein, with protein sequence MSTGGSQSEYPVVADGLSRRFGDLVAVDNIDLQIKAGEVFGFLGPNGAGKSTTVRMLTTLLRPTSGRAVVAGYDVVSESAKVRASIGVALQDAAIDPIMTGTELVQLQAVLHGIPRSVAARRGAELLERVGLTAAAGRRVGTYSGGMRRRLDLALSLIHEPTVLFLDEPTTGLDPTSRQALWEEVRRLNSEFGTTVLLTTQYLEEADQLAHRIAIIDRAKIVREGEPTALKAAVGDPTLRIDVSRGDLERAEQTMARFGEERPAREGRLAIGLAGGAGRMADVVRAFDEAGVAIVHMELDAPSLDDVFAEATGRRLEGAEDS encoded by the coding sequence ATGTCAACGGGCGGTAGCCAGTCGGAGTATCCCGTTGTAGCCGACGGGCTGAGCCGCCGATTCGGCGACCTGGTCGCCGTCGACAACATCGACCTCCAGATCAAGGCGGGCGAGGTGTTCGGCTTCCTCGGCCCAAACGGGGCGGGCAAGAGCACCACGGTTCGTATGCTGACGACGCTTCTTCGCCCAACTTCGGGCCGAGCGGTCGTTGCCGGGTACGACGTTGTTTCCGAGTCTGCCAAGGTGCGGGCGTCCATCGGCGTCGCTCTGCAGGATGCCGCCATCGACCCCATCATGACCGGTACCGAGTTGGTACAGCTTCAGGCTGTCCTGCACGGCATTCCAAGGTCGGTGGCCGCCAGACGCGGCGCCGAGTTGCTCGAGCGCGTGGGCCTGACAGCGGCAGCCGGCCGTCGGGTTGGAACCTACTCGGGTGGCATGCGCCGCCGTCTCGACCTGGCGTTGTCGCTGATCCACGAGCCGACGGTCTTGTTCCTCGACGAGCCCACGACCGGGCTCGACCCCACCAGCAGACAGGCTTTGTGGGAGGAGGTCAGGCGCCTGAACAGCGAATTCGGCACCACCGTGTTGCTGACAACGCAGTACCTCGAGGAAGCAGACCAGCTGGCTCACCGCATCGCCATCATCGACCGAGCGAAGATCGTGCGCGAGGGCGAACCCACCGCACTCAAGGCCGCGGTCGGCGACCCTACCTTGCGTATCGATGTCTCCAGGGGCGATCTCGAGCGTGCCGAACAGACCATGGCTCGCTTCGGCGAGGAGCGACCTGCTCGCGAGGGGCGCCTGGCAATAGGGCTCGCTGGCGGTGCGGGTCGAATGGCCGACGTTGTCAGGGCCTTCGACGAGGCGGGCGTGGCGATCGTTCACATGGAACTGGACGCTCCGAGCCTCGACGACGTCTTCGCCGAGGCCACCGGCCGGCGGCTCGAGGGCGCTGAGGACAGCTGA
- a CDS encoding xanthine dehydrogenase family protein subunit M, translating into MIPAAFDYVRAGSAEEAVSLLVEHGDEAKLLAGGHSLVPMMKLRLAVPTVVVDVGRVDDLRYINDVGDHLAIGALTTHRMLETSQLLADQCPILPAVAHVVGDPQVRHRGTLGGTLAHSDPASDLPAAVLALGGTLVAQGPNGSREIAAADFFTGYFESALAADEMLTEIRLPKCPGAGWNYQKFNRRAQDWAIVGVAAVVGDGLTGVSLVNMGSTPLRASAVEAALAGGASAADAAQAAADGTEPPTDLNASPEYREHLARVLTRRALEAAGVA; encoded by the coding sequence ATGATCCCAGCCGCATTCGACTACGTCAGGGCCGGTTCGGCCGAGGAAGCGGTCTCGCTGCTCGTCGAGCACGGCGACGAGGCCAAACTCCTGGCCGGTGGCCATTCCCTGGTCCCCATGATGAAGCTGCGTCTGGCGGTTCCAACCGTCGTGGTCGACGTCGGTCGTGTCGACGACCTCCGCTACATCAACGACGTCGGCGACCACCTCGCCATCGGCGCCCTCACCACCCATCGCATGCTCGAGACCAGCCAGCTGCTTGCCGACCAATGCCCGATTCTGCCGGCTGTGGCCCATGTGGTCGGAGATCCACAGGTGCGCCATCGCGGAACCCTCGGCGGAACCCTCGCCCACAGCGACCCGGCGTCCGATCTGCCGGCCGCCGTTCTGGCGCTCGGCGGAACCCTCGTGGCGCAGGGCCCCAACGGCAGCCGCGAAATAGCCGCAGCAGATTTCTTCACCGGCTATTTCGAGTCGGCGTTGGCAGCTGACGAGATGCTCACCGAGATCCGTCTGCCGAAATGCCCCGGGGCCGGCTGGAACTATCAGAAGTTCAACCGACGAGCCCAGGACTGGGCCATCGTTGGGGTCGCCGCCGTAGTCGGCGACGGCCTCACGGGTGTCAGCCTGGTGAACATGGGCTCTACCCCGCTGCGGGCATCGGCGGTCGAGGCCGCGCTCGCCGGTGGCGCCAGCGCAGCAGACGCAGCCCAGGCCGCTGCCGACGGCACAGAGCCGCCGACCGACCTGAACGCCAGCCCCGAGTATCGCGAGCATCTGGCACGCGTGCTCACCAGGCGGGCCCTCGAGGCTGCGGGCGTTGCCTGA
- a CDS encoding peptidylprolyl isomerase — MHALRTLLVALAVALLAASCASDSRVAATVEGTDITVDDVDSILRLAIGDEVVVEDLALDSGEVNGALNVLVLIEAVKDDAAEFGVQAPALDDEDADFIETYNDFLEGIATSLVPDMTAAERQAELDIFMQAASLEPPVCSSHLLVESEADAVAALARIEAGEAFSDVATEVSIDEGSAVQGGYLGCTDPSVFVPEFAEALVALEVGQVSAPVESQFGFHVILREDATDAIAEREANLLAQGEASVDNFIFSQRQAALSVWITERLEAADVTVDPAFGSWVDGTVRPPA; from the coding sequence GTGCATGCTCTCAGAACTCTTCTCGTGGCGCTGGCGGTAGCCCTGCTAGCTGCCTCATGTGCCAGTGACAGCCGCGTCGCGGCAACGGTCGAAGGTACCGACATCACCGTCGATGACGTCGATTCGATCCTGCGCCTCGCCATCGGCGACGAGGTCGTCGTCGAGGACCTCGCACTCGATTCGGGCGAGGTCAACGGCGCACTGAACGTGCTGGTGCTGATCGAGGCGGTCAAAGACGATGCTGCAGAGTTCGGCGTACAAGCGCCGGCTCTCGACGACGAAGACGCCGACTTCATCGAGACCTACAACGACTTCCTCGAGGGCATAGCAACCTCGCTGGTACCCGACATGACTGCCGCAGAGCGTCAGGCCGAACTGGACATCTTCATGCAGGCGGCGTCGTTGGAGCCCCCGGTGTGCTCCAGCCATCTGCTGGTCGAATCCGAGGCCGATGCGGTTGCCGCGCTGGCTCGCATCGAGGCGGGTGAGGCGTTCTCCGATGTGGCAACCGAGGTTTCCATCGACGAGGGCAGCGCTGTCCAGGGCGGCTACCTCGGATGCACCGATCCATCGGTGTTCGTCCCCGAGTTCGCCGAGGCTCTGGTCGCTCTCGAGGTCGGGCAGGTTTCGGCCCCGGTCGAGTCTCAGTTCGGATTCCACGTCATCTTGCGCGAAGACGCCACCGACGCCATCGCCGAGCGCGAGGCCAACCTGCTGGCCCAGGGTGAGGCCTCGGTCGACAACTTCATCTTCTCGCAGCGCCAGGCCGCATTGAGCGTTTGGATCACCGAACGGCTCGAAGCCGCCGATGTCACCGTCGACCCGGCCTTCGGCTCGTGGGTCGACGGCACGGTGCGGCCCCCGGCCTGA